A genome region from Natronosalvus rutilus includes the following:
- the pdhA gene encoding pyruvate dehydrogenase (acetyl-transferring) E1 component subunit alpha, with product MHRIIGEYDLEETPFGETEALACYRDLVRTRRFDERALALQRRGWMSGYPPYKGQEASQVGAAHALDEDDWVVPTYRSNALQIAHGVPMSDIFLFRRGHPEYASNHDLNVFPQAVPIATQIPHAAGLGMAANYRTSDEAVLCYFGDGATSEGDFHEGLNFAGVFDAPTVFFCENNDWAISLPREKQTASATIAQKADAYGFAGVQVDGNDPLAVLGVTKRALERARDGEPILVESLTYRQGAHTTSDDPSRYRDDREDLPEWRTADPLERYEAYLREQGVLDDDVVESVRDDVEAEVEAAVETAEEAPAPDPSDVFEPVYDEPTPRLEDQRAWLEGFLADHDVQELEH from the coding sequence ATGCACCGAATCATCGGGGAGTACGACCTCGAGGAGACGCCGTTTGGGGAGACGGAGGCGCTCGCGTGTTACCGGGACCTGGTCCGGACGCGACGCTTCGACGAGCGGGCACTGGCCCTCCAGCGCCGGGGCTGGATGAGCGGCTACCCGCCCTACAAGGGGCAAGAGGCCTCGCAGGTGGGAGCCGCCCACGCCCTCGACGAGGACGACTGGGTCGTCCCGACCTACCGCTCGAACGCGCTCCAGATCGCTCACGGCGTCCCGATGAGCGACATCTTTCTCTTTCGGCGGGGCCACCCCGAGTACGCCTCGAATCACGACCTCAACGTGTTCCCGCAGGCGGTCCCCATCGCGACCCAGATCCCCCATGCGGCAGGGCTGGGGATGGCCGCGAACTACCGCACGTCCGACGAGGCCGTCCTCTGTTACTTCGGCGACGGCGCCACGAGCGAGGGCGACTTCCATGAGGGACTCAACTTCGCGGGCGTCTTCGACGCACCAACGGTTTTCTTCTGTGAGAACAACGACTGGGCGATTTCGCTCCCCCGGGAGAAACAGACCGCGAGCGCCACCATCGCCCAGAAGGCCGACGCCTACGGCTTCGCTGGCGTCCAGGTCGACGGGAACGACCCGCTGGCCGTCCTCGGCGTCACGAAGCGCGCCCTCGAGCGCGCCCGCGACGGCGAACCGATCCTCGTCGAGAGCCTGACCTATCGCCAGGGCGCCCACACGACCAGCGACGACCCCTCGCGCTACCGGGACGACCGCGAGGACCTCCCCGAGTGGCGCACCGCTGACCCGCTCGAGCGCTACGAAGCGTATCTCCGCGAGCAGGGCGTCCTCGACGACGACGTCGTCGAGTCGGTCCGCGATGACGTCGAAGCCGAAGTCGAGGCGGCCGTCGAGACGGCCGAGGAGGCGCCGGCCCCCGACCCGTCGGACGTGTTCGAGCCCGTCTACGACGAGCCAACGCCCCGGCTCGAGGACCAGCGCGCCTGGCTCGAGGGCTTCCTCGCCGACCACGACGTACAGGAACTCGAGCACTGA
- the tmk gene encoding dTMP kinase, with amino-acid sequence MLVTLEGLDGTGKTTVWEALHDVYPDATFTREPTSGETGSWYGEAVYRSIEDDDADSLAELFLYTADHADHLSRVIEPALERGDLVISDRYSDSRYAYQGATLEGRITRPMEYIVGIHRAFTVDPDLTIYLDLDPETAAARAGATNKFEHAAYLSQVRANYERLLENEPGRFVRVDASQPPEDVLEAVESVLADRLEADTDADPGTDAR; translated from the coding sequence ATGTTGGTCACGCTCGAGGGACTGGACGGCACCGGCAAGACGACGGTCTGGGAGGCGCTCCACGACGTCTATCCCGACGCAACGTTCACCCGGGAACCGACGTCGGGCGAAACCGGATCCTGGTACGGCGAGGCCGTCTACCGCTCGATCGAGGACGACGACGCCGACTCCCTCGCCGAACTCTTCCTGTACACCGCCGACCACGCCGACCACCTCTCGCGCGTGATCGAACCCGCCCTCGAGCGCGGCGACCTGGTCATCTCCGATCGCTACTCCGACTCGCGCTACGCCTACCAGGGCGCGACCCTCGAGGGACGGATCACCCGCCCGATGGAGTACATCGTGGGCATCCACCGGGCGTTCACGGTCGATCCCGACCTGACTATCTACCTCGACCTCGACCCGGAGACAGCCGCCGCTCGCGCGGGCGCGACGAACAAGTTCGAACACGCCGCCTACCTCTCGCAAGTGCGGGCGAACTACGAACGCCTGCTCGAGAACGAGCCCGGGCGATTTGTCCGGGTCGACGCCAGCCAGCCCCCGGAGGACGTCCTCGAGGCCGTTGAGTCGGTGCTGGCAGATCGCCTCGAAGCGGACACGGATGCGGACCCGGGCACAGACGCGCGCTGA
- a CDS encoding complex I NDUFA9 subunit family protein: protein MNVLVAGGTGFIGTNLCRELRDRGHDVTALAREPNPDSVPEGVATVVGDVSAYDSIVETVAAHDAVVNLVALSPLFEPPSGTSHEEVHLRGTENLIRAAEDGGVIRFVQMSNLSADPDSELAYFRTKGKAENVVRESDLEWTIFCPSVVFGEGDEFIGFTKLLTTPYVTALPGGGENPFQPIWVEDLAAMMADAVEDDRHVGKRYQIGGPEVLTMKQVTELAYEAEGRPVTVLPIPMAMAKLGGILAGPVPFVPFGPDQIRSLKIDNTVADNDVTAFGRTKDDLRTLEDYLGLSGSGSGSESSPSSHQSEAA, encoded by the coding sequence ATGAACGTACTGGTCGCCGGCGGAACCGGCTTCATCGGCACGAACCTATGTCGCGAGTTGCGAGACCGCGGCCACGACGTGACCGCCCTCGCTCGAGAGCCGAACCCCGACTCGGTCCCGGAGGGCGTCGCAACTGTGGTGGGCGACGTGAGCGCGTACGATTCGATCGTCGAGACGGTCGCTGCCCACGACGCCGTCGTCAACCTCGTCGCGCTGTCGCCGCTGTTCGAACCGCCGAGCGGGACCAGTCACGAGGAGGTCCATCTCCGCGGGACGGAAAACCTCATCCGGGCGGCCGAAGACGGCGGCGTAATTCGATTCGTCCAGATGAGTAACCTCAGTGCGGACCCCGACAGTGAACTCGCCTACTTCCGGACCAAGGGAAAAGCCGAGAACGTCGTGCGCGAATCCGACCTCGAGTGGACGATCTTCTGCCCGTCGGTGGTCTTCGGAGAAGGCGACGAATTCATCGGATTCACGAAACTGCTGACAACCCCGTACGTTACGGCCCTGCCCGGCGGCGGCGAGAATCCCTTCCAGCCGATCTGGGTCGAAGACCTGGCCGCGATGATGGCGGACGCGGTCGAGGACGACCGCCACGTCGGCAAGCGCTACCAGATCGGTGGGCCGGAAGTACTCACAATGAAGCAGGTGACGGAACTGGCCTACGAAGCCGAGGGACGCCCGGTCACCGTTCTTCCGATTCCGATGGCGATGGCGAAACTCGGTGGCATTCTCGCCGGACCCGTCCCGTTCGTTCCGTTCGGCCCAGATCAGATTCGCTCGCTCAAAATCGACAATACCGTCGCTGACAACGACGTGACGGCCTTCGGCCGGACCAAGGACGACCTGCGGACGCTCGAGGACTACCTCGGGCTCTCGGGGTCGGGGTCAGGATCGGAATCGTCACCCTCGAGTCACCAATCGGAAGCCGCCTGA
- a CDS encoding formate--tetrahydrofolate ligase, with product MAKTDPQFDAIPSDAEISNAATYRPIEDVAADLGLEPADFERIGTHKAKITHEAVQRASAGEQDGRLVLVTAMTPTRAGEGKTVTTVGLGQALGELGENAAVAVRQPSLGPIFGIKGGAAGGGYAQVVPMDEINVHFTGDIHAITVAHNLIAAMLDNHLHQGGEPAIDPDGVVWPRAMDMNDRALRNVVVGLGGSVNGVPREAEFVITAASELMAVVGMASDIPDLKRRVGRVIVAYDVDGDSVTVDDLEATGAVAAVLRDAIRPNLVQTLAGTPAFVHGGPFANIAHGTSSILADRLALTHAEYVVIEAGFGADLGAEKFFDIVSRNDLEPDAVVLVATIQALKHHGSDGLADETDDSLEALQEGFENLDHHLDVLERIGFEPIVAINRFPDDTPAELEAVQTHCRERGVTAEVSDVYRNGGEGGIELARAVRDAADRGVLDFEPLYDLEASVREKIETVATEVYGADGIEFTAQARTDLEHLAEHGFDDLPVCISKVPSSLSDDPTAFGVPSGWTLTVRRLYPAAGPGFVVALTGDVMKMPGLPAEPAAKTLDVGPDGTITGL from the coding sequence ATGGCCAAGACGGATCCACAGTTCGACGCGATACCCAGCGACGCCGAGATCTCCAACGCCGCGACGTATCGTCCCATCGAAGACGTCGCCGCGGACCTCGGCCTCGAGCCGGCGGATTTCGAACGCATCGGGACGCACAAGGCGAAGATTACCCACGAGGCGGTCCAGCGAGCGTCGGCGGGCGAGCAGGACGGTCGACTCGTCCTCGTCACGGCGATGACACCGACGCGGGCCGGCGAGGGAAAGACCGTGACGACCGTCGGACTCGGGCAGGCGCTGGGCGAACTCGGCGAGAACGCGGCGGTCGCGGTCCGCCAGCCCTCGCTCGGCCCGATTTTCGGTATCAAAGGCGGGGCCGCAGGCGGTGGGTACGCTCAGGTCGTTCCGATGGACGAGATAAACGTCCACTTCACGGGCGACATCCACGCAATCACCGTCGCGCACAACCTCATCGCGGCGATGCTCGACAACCACCTCCACCAGGGCGGCGAGCCAGCCATCGACCCCGACGGGGTCGTCTGGCCGCGAGCGATGGACATGAACGATCGCGCGCTCCGGAACGTCGTCGTCGGCCTCGGTGGATCCGTAAACGGCGTCCCCAGGGAAGCCGAGTTCGTCATCACGGCCGCCTCGGAACTGATGGCCGTCGTCGGCATGGCGAGCGACATTCCCGACCTCAAACGGCGAGTCGGTCGCGTCATCGTCGCCTACGACGTCGACGGCGACTCCGTCACGGTCGACGACCTCGAGGCGACCGGCGCCGTCGCCGCGGTCCTCCGGGACGCCATCAGGCCGAACCTCGTCCAGACCCTCGCCGGGACGCCGGCGTTCGTCCACGGCGGCCCGTTCGCGAACATCGCCCACGGGACGAGCAGCATCCTCGCGGATCGACTCGCGCTCACCCACGCCGAGTACGTCGTCATCGAGGCAGGTTTCGGGGCCGACCTCGGGGCCGAGAAGTTCTTCGACATCGTGTCGCGAAACGACCTCGAGCCCGACGCCGTCGTGCTGGTCGCGACGATCCAGGCCCTGAAACACCACGGGAGCGACGGCCTCGCGGACGAGACCGACGACTCCCTGGAGGCGCTCCAGGAGGGGTTCGAGAACCTGGACCACCACCTGGACGTCCTCGAGCGCATTGGCTTCGAGCCAATCGTCGCCATCAACCGATTCCCTGACGACACGCCAGCCGAGCTCGAGGCCGTGCAGACACACTGTCGCGAACGCGGCGTCACGGCCGAGGTGTCAGACGTGTACCGGAACGGCGGCGAGGGCGGGATCGAACTCGCTCGCGCCGTCCGCGACGCGGCCGACCGCGGGGTGCTGGACTTCGAGCCGCTGTACGACCTCGAGGCCTCCGTCCGAGAGAAGATCGAAACGGTCGCGACCGAGGTATACGGCGCCGACGGCATCGAGTTCACCGCCCAGGCCAGGACGGATCTCGAGCACCTCGCCGAACACGGGTTCGACGACCTCCCGGTGTGCATCTCGAAGGTCCCGTCGTCGCTGTCGGACGATCCCACTGCCTTCGGCGTTCCCTCGGGGTGGACGCTGACGGTTCGCCGGCTCTACCCCGCCGCGGGGCCGGGCTTCGTCGTCGCGCTCACCGGCGACGTGATGAAGATGCCGGGACTCCCGGCCGAACCGGCGGCGAAAACACTCGACGTCGGGCCCGACGGGACGATTACCGGGCTGTGA
- a CDS encoding tubulin/FtsZ family protein, which yields MKLAMIGFGQAGGKVVDRFLDFDDRTNSGIVRAAIAVNSAKADLIGLENIPQENRVLIGQARVKGHGVGADNELGAEIAEEDIDEVQNAVDAIPTHEVDAFLVVSGMGGGTGSGGAPVLAKHLKRIYTIPVYGLGILPGTDEGGIYTLNAARSFQTFVREVDNLLVFDNDSWRQTGESVEGGYDQINEEIVRRFGILFGAGEVGEGQEVAESVVDSSEIINTLSGGGVSTVGYASEDVELNTSGGLLSRFTGGGAGADDGLDAANTTNRITSLVRKAALGRLTLPCEIEGAERALLVLSGPSEYLNRKGIERGRKWLEEETGSMEVRGGDYPQNVPEVSAAILLSGVTNVPRIKRLQQVAIEAQDNMEDIESQSKENLETLVEDDEDELEPLF from the coding sequence ATGAAGTTGGCGATGATTGGATTCGGACAGGCCGGTGGGAAGGTCGTCGATCGATTTCTCGATTTCGACGACCGGACCAACAGCGGAATCGTCCGTGCGGCGATCGCTGTAAACTCCGCGAAGGCGGACCTCATCGGACTCGAGAATATACCCCAGGAGAATCGCGTGCTCATCGGCCAGGCCCGGGTAAAGGGCCACGGCGTGGGCGCAGACAACGAACTCGGCGCGGAAATCGCCGAGGAAGACATCGACGAGGTGCAAAACGCCGTCGACGCCATCCCGACTCACGAGGTCGACGCGTTCCTCGTCGTCTCGGGCATGGGCGGCGGCACGGGTTCAGGCGGCGCGCCCGTCCTCGCGAAGCACCTCAAACGCATCTACACGATCCCCGTCTACGGACTGGGCATCCTGCCCGGCACGGACGAGGGTGGCATTTACACGCTGAACGCCGCCCGTTCGTTCCAGACGTTCGTCCGCGAGGTCGACAACCTGCTCGTCTTCGACAACGACTCCTGGCGACAGACCGGCGAGTCCGTCGAGGGCGGCTACGACCAGATCAACGAGGAAATCGTCCGTCGCTTCGGCATCCTCTTCGGTGCCGGCGAGGTCGGCGAGGGCCAGGAAGTCGCCGAGAGCGTCGTCGACTCCTCGGAGATCATCAACACCCTCTCGGGTGGCGGCGTCTCCACGGTCGGATACGCCTCCGAGGACGTCGAACTCAACACCAGTGGTGGGCTCCTCTCCCGATTTACCGGCGGTGGCGCCGGTGCCGACGACGGCCTCGACGCGGCCAACACGACCAACCGCATCACGAGCCTCGTCCGCAAGGCCGCCCTCGGCCGGCTGACACTGCCCTGCGAGATCGAGGGTGCCGAACGCGCCCTGCTCGTTCTCTCCGGGCCCAGCGAGTACCTGAACCGGAAAGGCATCGAGCGCGGGCGGAAGTGGCTCGAGGAGGAAACCGGCAGCATGGAGGTCCGCGGCGGGGACTACCCCCAGAACGTCCCCGAAGTGTCGGCGGCGATCTTGCTCTCGGGCGTGACGAACGTCCCGCGAATCAAGCGCCTCCAGCAGGTGGCCATCGAGGCCCAGGACAACATGGAGGACATCGAGTCCCAGAGCAAGGAAAATCTCGAGACCCTCGTCGAAGACGACGAGGACGAACTCGAGCCGCTATTCTGA
- the cofC gene encoding 2-phospho-L-lactate guanylyltransferase codes for MQVVVPFADESPKSRLAPALEREERRRLARAMLADVCSTLRAVGREPTILATKPLSASTLDALDGPDVNVIVDDRALTPAVNAVLESVDETVAVVMADLALATPAALETLFETPGEVVVAPGRGGGTNALVVRHPEFRTDYHGASILDHRRKAREIGASLETVDSFRLATDVDEPADLVEGWLHGGGHTRAALEAFGFDLETTGGRVRLVR; via the coding sequence ATGCAGGTCGTCGTCCCGTTCGCCGACGAATCCCCCAAATCCCGTCTCGCACCCGCACTCGAGCGCGAGGAGCGACGGCGACTCGCCCGAGCGATGCTCGCCGACGTCTGCTCGACGCTCCGGGCGGTGGGTCGAGAACCGACGATTCTCGCGACGAAGCCACTATCGGCATCGACGCTGGACGCGCTCGACGGTCCCGACGTGAACGTGATCGTCGACGACCGGGCGCTCACGCCCGCGGTCAACGCCGTCCTCGAGTCGGTCGACGAGACGGTCGCGGTCGTCATGGCGGATCTCGCGCTCGCGACGCCCGCGGCACTCGAGACGCTGTTCGAGACGCCCGGCGAGGTGGTCGTCGCACCGGGACGCGGCGGCGGCACCAATGCGCTCGTCGTTCGCCACCCCGAGTTCCGCACGGATTACCACGGTGCGTCCATCCTCGACCATCGGCGGAAGGCCCGCGAGATCGGAGCCAGCCTCGAGACGGTCGACTCCTTCCGGCTGGCGACCGACGTCGACGAGCCAGCGGACCTGGTCGAGGGGTGGCTCCACGGCGGCGGCCACACGCGAGCGGCACTCGAGGCGTTCGGCTTCGACCTTGAGACGACCGGGGGGCGAGTTCGGCTGGTTCGGTAG
- the cofG gene encoding 7,8-didemethyl-8-hydroxy-5-deazariboflavin synthase subunit CofG — MIPGAAEYDVEVSIAESEVERLLEVTPSDVEPAPELSFCRNVFVPLTTACRYTCTYCTYFDPPGQASLLSLEEVRDICRRGADAGCTEALFTFGDDPDDRYTQIHDQLADWGYDSIHEYLRAACEVALEEGLLPHSNPGDQTLEQMAEVADVNASMGVMLETTADVDAHAGPRRKLPGQRLRTIRNAGELDVAFTTGILVGIGESWRDRAESLLAIRELHERYDHVQEVIVQPVANNERWTDGSPGLETMRRVTAMARVALPEEVSVQVPPNLAPARDLVDCGIDDLGGVSPVTDDHINPDYAWPALDELEAVAEHADVPLRERLPVYERFLPADLRSAEFDGVLADGVDGRAEQASDADGRTWLSPTICRALEADDDAGGRFRATLE; from the coding sequence ATGATTCCGGGGGCAGCGGAGTACGACGTCGAGGTGTCCATCGCCGAATCCGAGGTCGAGCGTCTGCTCGAGGTGACGCCGAGCGACGTCGAACCCGCCCCCGAACTCTCGTTCTGTCGGAACGTGTTCGTCCCGCTCACGACGGCCTGCCGGTACACCTGCACCTACTGCACGTACTTCGATCCGCCGGGCCAGGCCTCGCTCCTCTCGCTCGAGGAGGTCCGCGACATCTGTCGACGGGGCGCCGACGCCGGCTGTACCGAGGCGCTCTTCACGTTCGGCGACGACCCCGACGACCGGTACACGCAGATTCACGACCAGCTCGCCGACTGGGGCTACGACTCGATCCACGAGTACCTGCGGGCGGCCTGCGAGGTCGCCCTCGAGGAGGGACTGCTCCCGCACTCGAACCCCGGCGACCAGACGCTCGAGCAGATGGCCGAGGTGGCGGACGTCAACGCCAGCATGGGCGTGATGCTCGAGACGACGGCCGACGTGGACGCCCACGCGGGGCCGCGACGCAAGCTGCCCGGCCAGCGCCTGCGGACGATTCGGAACGCGGGCGAACTCGACGTGGCGTTCACGACGGGGATTCTGGTCGGCATCGGGGAATCCTGGCGCGACCGCGCCGAGAGCCTGCTCGCGATTCGCGAGCTGCACGAGCGCTACGATCACGTCCAGGAGGTGATCGTCCAGCCCGTCGCGAACAACGAGCGCTGGACGGACGGGTCGCCCGGCCTCGAGACGATGCGTCGGGTGACGGCGATGGCGCGGGTCGCCCTCCCCGAGGAGGTGTCAGTCCAGGTGCCCCCGAACCTCGCACCTGCCCGGGATCTGGTCGACTGCGGCATCGACGACCTCGGCGGCGTCTCGCCGGTGACCGACGACCACATCAATCCGGACTACGCCTGGCCCGCGCTGGACGAACTCGAGGCCGTCGCCGAGCACGCCGACGTTCCGCTCCGCGAGCGGTTGCCGGTCTACGAGCGGTTCCTGCCTGCCGACCTGCGAAGTGCCGAGTTCGACGGGGTCCTGGCCGACGGCGTCGACGGGAGGGCAGAACAAGCGAGCGACGCGGATGGCCGGACGTGGCTCTCGCCGACGATTTGCCGAGCCCTCGAGGCCGACGACGACGCCGGAGGACGCTTTCGAGCGACGCTCGAGTAA
- the ubaA gene encoding SAMP-activating enzyme E1 — MSDLRLDPTQLDRYSRHVIMDEVGPEGQQRLLEGSVLVVGAGGLGSPAIQYLAAAGVGRLGIVDDDVVERSNLQRQIIHGDDDVGRPKVDSAADYVAQLNPDVTVEKHEQRLTPANVADLVADYDVVLDASDNFATRYLLNDHCVLSGTPLSHGAIYRFEGQITTFDNRNRGAETESTPPCYRCLFPEAPEPGTVPDCATTGVLGVLPGTVGCIQATEVVKLLLEKGETLEGRLMLYDAMGMTFETVEIRHNPDCPVCGEEPAIESVRDASYEETCLLPAE, encoded by the coding sequence ATGAGCGACCTTCGCCTCGATCCCACCCAGCTCGATCGCTACTCGAGACACGTCATCATGGACGAAGTCGGCCCCGAAGGCCAGCAACGGCTGCTCGAGGGGTCGGTCCTGGTCGTCGGGGCGGGTGGCCTCGGATCGCCGGCGATACAGTACCTCGCCGCGGCGGGCGTCGGCCGGCTCGGCATCGTCGACGACGACGTCGTCGAGCGGTCGAACCTCCAGCGCCAGATTATCCACGGCGACGACGACGTGGGCCGGCCGAAGGTGGACAGTGCGGCCGACTACGTCGCGCAGCTCAACCCGGACGTCACCGTCGAGAAACACGAGCAGCGGCTCACGCCGGCGAACGTCGCGGACCTGGTCGCCGACTACGACGTCGTCCTCGACGCCAGCGACAACTTTGCGACCCGGTACCTCCTCAACGATCACTGCGTCCTGTCGGGGACGCCGCTCTCTCACGGCGCGATTTACCGGTTCGAGGGACAGATCACGACGTTCGACAACCGGAACCGCGGCGCGGAGACGGAATCGACGCCGCCGTGTTACCGCTGTCTCTTCCCGGAAGCCCCCGAACCCGGCACGGTTCCCGACTGCGCGACGACCGGCGTGCTCGGCGTCCTTCCAGGAACCGTCGGCTGCATCCAGGCGACCGAGGTTGTAAAACTCCTCCTCGAGAAAGGCGAGACTCTCGAGGGACGACTCATGCTGTACGATGCGATGGGAATGACCTTCGAGACCGTCGAAATCAGGCACAACCCGGATTGTCCAGTCTGCGGCGAAGAGCCCGCTATCGAGTCGGTTCGTGACGCGAGCTACGAAGAAACCTGCTTGCTACCGGCCGAGTAA
- a CDS encoding HVO_0416 family zinc finger protein produces MASSPNGAGDDVFDQFLADNGHSTERTGWKRDYNKKQCPDCGGLHDTSATTCTVCGWDPRP; encoded by the coding sequence ATGGCATCATCACCCAACGGTGCCGGAGACGACGTTTTCGACCAGTTCCTCGCCGACAACGGCCACTCTACGGAGCGAACGGGCTGGAAACGTGATTACAACAAGAAGCAGTGTCCGGACTGCGGCGGCCTCCACGATACGTCCGCGACGACCTGTACTGTCTGTGGGTGGGATCCGCGACCGTAG
- a CDS encoding DUF7563 family protein, with protein sequence MPKCQNCGAFVTDAYARVFTPRNVDNPRVCPECTDKIRDGAEIRRARSPRNN encoded by the coding sequence ATGCCGAAATGCCAGAACTGCGGTGCGTTCGTGACGGACGCCTATGCGAGAGTGTTTACCCCTCGGAACGTCGACAACCCGCGTGTCTGTCCAGAGTGTACGGACAAGATACGCGACGGCGCGGAGATCCGCCGTGCTCGGTCGCCCCGGAATAATTGA
- a CDS encoding UvrD-helicase domain-containing protein has product MATTETDADAEAGAHVTRLFGGPGSGKTTALLDHVEEILEADDVTFRDILVVSYTRAAAQEIRERLAERLDESPRALQGNVCTMHAKAYNLLDLSRGDVIGEKDKEEFCEDYGLEYEDEYSGAGRRTARSTTIGNKIIATSQWLQRTRRDVADWYDVPFQWDVEEVRLPPEIDPNAQEGNKYTPTWPSDDDRIDVPEAIRAWRNYKGQEGKIGFADMLERVKQRSLIPNVDYLIIDEFQDITTLQYDVYEEWKPHVKRVLIAGDDDQVVYSWQGADPALLLDEEVDEDIILPNSYRLPSNVLNAVNQEIRHIDVRQDKDLNPRKEGGLVEAYQNRSMLDLVRMVRQTLVEDDGTIMLLFRARYQMFQFIDEFITEGIPFTALTDQRMWTDRLTQYVRAIEAIDADEDVTGLQARRLADMLMDSAFGTNERDALFDEIDERQEESGIDDLEELMIPVDVIKDYAPFLPGPASASDMVRKVTNFQKKSIKAYFAIGTYEGMATDQVRVGTIHSAKGREADHVFVGTDLTEKVVEQMVATVDDPEDIPGVEEFTKTSSPVPVLTDNERRVFYVGMSRARERLVLLENLVDGAPTLSIDVLLNNRQTGADLEELVEQAQLPEAERLDGEGDVDADANVDADEAEVEAP; this is encoded by the coding sequence ATGGCTACAACGGAGACGGACGCGGATGCTGAGGCGGGGGCGCACGTCACTCGTCTGTTCGGCGGCCCCGGCAGCGGGAAAACGACGGCACTCCTCGATCACGTCGAAGAGATCCTCGAGGCAGACGACGTGACATTTCGTGACATCCTCGTCGTCTCCTACACGCGAGCGGCCGCCCAGGAAATTCGAGAACGGCTGGCCGAGCGCCTCGACGAGAGCCCACGCGCCCTCCAGGGCAACGTCTGTACGATGCACGCCAAGGCGTACAACCTGCTCGACCTCTCTCGCGGCGACGTCATCGGCGAGAAGGACAAAGAGGAATTCTGTGAGGACTACGGCCTCGAGTACGAGGACGAATACAGCGGCGCAGGACGACGTACCGCGCGGTCGACGACCATTGGGAACAAGATCATCGCGACGAGTCAGTGGCTCCAGCGCACCCGCCGGGACGTCGCCGACTGGTACGACGTACCCTTCCAGTGGGACGTCGAGGAAGTTCGACTCCCGCCCGAAATCGACCCGAACGCCCAGGAGGGGAACAAGTACACGCCGACGTGGCCCTCCGACGACGACCGGATCGACGTCCCCGAGGCGATCCGCGCCTGGCGCAACTACAAGGGACAGGAAGGCAAGATTGGCTTCGCGGACATGCTTGAGCGGGTAAAACAGCGCTCACTCATCCCGAACGTCGACTACCTGATCATCGACGAGTTCCAGGACATCACGACCCTGCAGTACGACGTCTACGAGGAGTGGAAACCCCACGTCAAGCGCGTCCTGATCGCCGGCGACGACGACCAGGTCGTCTACTCCTGGCAGGGGGCCGACCCCGCACTCTTGCTCGACGAGGAGGTCGACGAGGACATCATCCTGCCGAACTCCTACCGACTGCCGTCGAACGTCCTCAACGCGGTCAATCAGGAGATTCGCCACATCGACGTTCGCCAGGACAAGGACCTCAACCCGCGCAAGGAGGGCGGCCTCGTCGAGGCCTACCAGAACCGATCGATGCTCGACCTGGTTCGGATGGTCCGCCAGACCCTGGTCGAGGATGACGGGACGATCATGCTGCTCTTCCGGGCGCGGTACCAGATGTTCCAGTTCATCGATGAGTTCATCACCGAGGGGATTCCCTTCACCGCGCTGACCGACCAGCGGATGTGGACCGATCGACTCACCCAGTACGTCCGCGCAATCGAGGCCATCGACGCGGACGAAGACGTTACCGGCCTACAAGCTCGACGGCTGGCCGACATGCTCATGGACTCGGCGTTCGGCACCAACGAGCGCGACGCCCTCTTCGACGAGATCGACGAGCGTCAGGAAGAGTCGGGCATCGACGACCTCGAGGAACTCATGATCCCGGTCGACGTGATCAAAGACTACGCGCCGTTCCTCCCCGGTCCGGCCTCGGCCTCGGACATGGTCCGTAAGGTGACTAACTTCCAGAAGAAGTCGATCAAGGCCTACTTCGCTATCGGCACCTACGAGGGAATGGCCACCGATCAGGTTCGCGTCGGTACGATCCACTCCGCGAAGGGGCGCGAGGCCGATCACGTCTTCGTTGGCACCGACCTCACCGAGAAAGTAGTCGAGCAGATGGTCGCCACGGTCGACGACCCCGAGGACATCCCTGGCGTCGAAGAGTTCACCAAGACCAGTTCGCCCGTGCCCGTCCTGACGGACAACGAGCGCCGCGTCTTCTACGTCGGCATGTCCCGCGCCCGGGAACGCCTCGTCCTCCTCGAGAACCTCGTCGACGGCGCACCGACGCTCTCGATCGACGTCCTGCTCAACAATCGCCAGACCGGCGCCGACCTCGAGGAACTCGTCGAGCAGGCCCAGCTACCCGAGGCGGAGCGACTCGACGGCGAGGGTGACGTCGACGCCGATGCCAACGTCGACGCCGACGAAGCCGAAGTCGAAGCGCCGTGA